One genomic segment of Mytilus galloprovincialis chromosome 5, xbMytGall1.hap1.1, whole genome shotgun sequence includes these proteins:
- the LOC143076806 gene encoding mytilin-1-like: MISIYFWCFIVLGTSGTGMVHANDSNKLQNVKAVIAIADKVIDFYDHHTECVGVLMCIFAAVPHSKRNQMLSNPLGVLTKIATDNGQDRYSSLYAEAKQLLAEYPNIEHVLNAAKKGYSVKDSDECESMYSKCPYEPKELLDTVNDLGDVTTLLSKNVFGKVIADAIEFNSTQVGKPQTNKREKRSCDHEALKDSCTALGATCGVVTAGCAICTFFTFGACAALCGEAAVGTCGAAVAGCTVARGVCR, encoded by the coding sequence ATGATTTCGATATATTTTTGGTGTTTCATTGTATTGGGGACCTCTGGAACAGGAATGGTACATGCCAATGATTCGAACAAGCTTCAAAATGTTAAAGCTGTGATTGCTATAGCTGACAAAGTAATTGACTTTTACGACCATCACACTGAATGTGTAGGGGTATTGATGTGTATTTTTGCTGCAGTACCACACTCTAAACGCAATCAAATGTTGAGCAACCCGTTAGGTGTCCTTACAAAAATTGCAACTGACAACGGACAAGATCGTTACAGTTCGTTATATGCAGAAGCCAAGCAATTATTAGCTGAATATCCGAATATTGAACATGTTTTAAATGCAGCTAAAAAGGGATACTCCGTAAAAGATAGTGATGAATGTGAATCTATGTACTCTAAATGTCCATATGAGCCAAAGGAATTGCTGGACACTGTCAACGATTTGGGAGATGTTACCACACTATTGTCTAAGAATGTGTTTGGGAAAGTCATCGCAGATGCAATTGAATTTAACAGCACACAAGTTGGAAAGCCTCAAacaaataaaagagaaaaaagatcATGTGACCACGAAGCATTAAAGGATAGTTGCACTGCTCTTGGAGCTACTTGTGGAGTAGTGACTGCAGGATGTGCAATTTGTACCTTTTTTACATTTGGAGCATGTGCAGCGCTCTGTGGTGAAGCTGCAGTTGGGACGTGTGGAGCAGCCGTTGCTGGTTGTACTGTTGCTAGAGGTGTATGTAGATAA